A single genomic interval of Rhizobium leguminosarum bv. trifolii WSM1325 harbors:
- a CDS encoding sodium/calcium exchanger membrane region (PFAM: sodium/calcium exchanger membrane region~KEGG: rec:RHECIAT_CH0003151 LPS-associated cation exporter (Ca2+/H+ antiporter) protein) translates to MRIASRFKEEKFLVAALVVAAIAYLLEHAVIGMGRGVALIAAAGLVGTIVLASIRVAHHAELIAVKVGDPYGTMILTLSAVAVEVIILAIMMSGESSPTLVRDTIYSALMLDINGILGLAALLGGLKHGEQPYNDNSGKTYGVMILTAMGISMIVPEFVPSDKWHYYSAFTIVAMIALYGLFLRMQVGQHSYFFSYSYPRSERKKESPDEHGPDESAAISIATILVGVVIIGLLAEFMAAFMTEGLRDSGAPIPVTAVVVAAISAAPEILTALRAALRNRMQATVNIAMGASLSTVILTVPVMEVIALYTGQPFIMAMTPVQTVMVAITLIAAAINLNDGETNAIEGMTHFILFATFVMLTALGL, encoded by the coding sequence TTGAGGATCGCGTCACGCTTTAAAGAGGAAAAGTTTCTGGTCGCCGCACTTGTCGTTGCAGCGATCGCCTATCTCTTGGAACACGCGGTGATCGGGATGGGGCGCGGCGTCGCGCTGATTGCCGCCGCTGGCCTGGTCGGCACGATCGTGCTCGCCTCGATCCGCGTTGCCCATCATGCCGAGCTGATCGCCGTCAAGGTCGGCGATCCCTATGGCACGATGATCCTGACGCTCTCGGCCGTCGCCGTCGAAGTCATCATCCTCGCCATCATGATGAGCGGCGAAAGCTCGCCGACGCTGGTGCGCGACACGATCTATTCGGCCTTGATGCTGGATATCAACGGCATTCTCGGCCTGGCCGCCCTGCTCGGCGGTCTCAAGCACGGCGAACAGCCCTATAACGACAATTCCGGCAAGACCTATGGCGTGATGATCCTCACCGCCATGGGCATTTCGATGATCGTGCCGGAATTCGTGCCCAGCGACAAATGGCACTATTATTCCGCCTTCACCATCGTCGCAATGATCGCGCTTTATGGCCTCTTTCTGCGCATGCAGGTCGGCCAGCACAGCTATTTCTTCAGTTACAGCTATCCGCGCTCCGAACGGAAGAAAGAAAGTCCGGACGAGCATGGCCCCGACGAGTCGGCCGCGATCTCGATCGCCACCATTCTCGTCGGCGTCGTCATCATCGGCCTGCTCGCAGAGTTCATGGCCGCCTTCATGACCGAAGGCCTGCGCGACAGCGGTGCGCCGATCCCCGTCACCGCCGTGGTCGTCGCAGCGATTTCGGCCGCCCCCGAAATCCTGACCGCGTTGAGGGCGGCACTCAGGAACCGCATGCAGGCGACGGTCAATATCGCCATGGGCGCCTCGCTGTCGACGGTCATCCTGACGGTGCCCGTCATGGAGGTGATCGCGCTCTATACCGGCCAGCCCTTCATCATGGCGATGACCCCGGTACAGACGGTGATGGTGGCTATCACGCTGATTGCCGCGGCGATCAACCTCAACGACGGCGAGACCAACGCCATCGAGGGCATGACGCATTTCATCCTCTTCGCCACCTTCGTCATGCTGACCGCGCTGGGGCTTTGA
- a CDS encoding transcriptional regulator, LysR family (PFAM: LysR substrate-binding; regulatory protein LysR~KEGG: rec:RHECIAT_CH0003148 probable transcriptional regulator protein, LysR family), whose product MSVEPSWDFYRSFLTVLQQGSLSAAARELGLTQPTIGRHVDALELAIGAELFTRSPNGLLPTDAALALKPYAETLAATAAALLRTASGQREHVAGTVRVSASEVIAVEVLPAILGPLQETYPELQIELSASDMIEDLMNREADIAVRMAEPQQAALVVRRIGDIPLGFHAHRRYLERHGIPQTLADLTNHRLIGFDRQTAYVRMAMKRYAVPDIKFSYRTDSNLAQLSAIRAGVGIGLCQIGLARGNPDLVHVLPDAFAIPLGTWVAMHESLKTSPRCRATFDALVKGLQDYHRYSTGA is encoded by the coding sequence ATGAGCGTGGAACCGAGCTGGGATTTCTACCGCAGTTTTCTGACCGTGCTTCAGCAGGGGTCGCTTTCGGCCGCCGCCCGCGAACTGGGGCTGACGCAGCCGACCATAGGCCGCCATGTCGATGCACTGGAACTGGCGATCGGCGCCGAACTCTTCACCCGCTCACCGAACGGCCTGCTGCCGACCGACGCCGCACTGGCGCTGAAGCCCTATGCCGAGACGCTGGCTGCAACCGCGGCCGCGCTTTTGCGTACCGCATCCGGCCAGCGCGAGCACGTGGCAGGAACGGTCAGGGTCAGCGCCAGCGAGGTCATCGCCGTCGAAGTGCTGCCGGCGATTCTCGGACCGCTACAGGAGACCTATCCCGAACTGCAGATCGAGCTCTCGGCATCCGATATGATCGAGGACCTGATGAATCGCGAGGCCGATATTGCCGTGCGCATGGCCGAACCGCAGCAGGCTGCACTCGTCGTGCGCCGCATCGGCGATATCCCCCTCGGCTTTCATGCTCATCGCCGCTATCTCGAACGACACGGCATTCCGCAAACCCTGGCTGACCTCACAAACCACCGGCTCATCGGCTTCGACCGGCAGACGGCCTATGTCCGCATGGCGATGAAACGCTATGCAGTGCCTGACATCAAATTCTCTTACCGGACCGACAGCAATCTTGCCCAACTCTCGGCGATCCGCGCCGGCGTCGGCATCGGTCTCTGCCAGATCGGACTTGCCCGGGGGAACCCTGACCTGGTGCACGTCCTGCCCGATGCCTTCGCCATTCCGCTCGGCACGTGGGTGGCGATGCATGAGAGCTTGAAGACTTCGCCGCGCTGCCGCGCCACTTTCGACGCGCTGGTCAAGGGCCTGCAGGACTATCATCGATATTCGACCGGTGCGTGA
- a CDS encoding conserved hypothetical protein (KEGG: ret:RHE_CH02992 hypothetical protein): MIKVVYEVVPHDGGWAYRLGGVYSEAFPTHADALEAARIVAAEQQVGGDSAEISWQDENGKWHEEYAEGGDRPETEVVDGQWKDRPAEASQGIGS; encoded by the coding sequence ATGATCAAGGTGGTCTACGAAGTCGTGCCGCATGACGGCGGCTGGGCCTACAGGCTGGGAGGTGTCTATTCCGAGGCATTCCCGACCCATGCCGACGCGCTTGAAGCTGCGCGCATCGTCGCGGCCGAACAGCAGGTCGGCGGCGATTCCGCCGAGATCAGTTGGCAGGACGAGAACGGCAAGTGGCATGAGGAATATGCCGAAGGCGGCGACAGGCCGGAAACCGAGGTGGTGGACGGCCAGTGGAAGGATCGCCCGGCCGAGGCCTCGCAAGGCATCGGCAGCTAA
- a CDS encoding NAD-dependent epimerase/dehydratase (PFAM: NAD-dependent epimerase/dehydratase~KEGG: ret:RHE_CH02989 hypothetical protein), whose protein sequence is MSSEMKTTALVLGATGGIGSAVARKLLARGWSIRALNRDVAKASRSEPAFEWVQGDAMNAGDVLRAAEGVSLIVHAVNPPGYRDWETLVLPMLDNTIAAARAVGVRIVLPGNVYNFGPDALPAPTEESPQHPVTKKGAIRVEMEKRLKAASQSGAGVIIVRAGDFFGPGTTANSWFSSGLVTPGKPVGTIRNPGRRGVGHQWTYLPDMAETIAQLIERADLLPDFAVYHMEGFWDADGMQMAEAIKRIAGGKAKIGGFPWWIVPFAAPFVPVMREIKEMRYLWKVPLRMRNARLTAELGREPQTPIDEAVRASLVALGCLPELHRETTAALIRQLPESAG, encoded by the coding sequence ATGAGCAGCGAAATGAAGACGACCGCCCTCGTTCTCGGCGCGACCGGCGGTATCGGCAGCGCGGTTGCCCGCAAGCTGCTTGCGCGCGGCTGGAGCATCCGGGCGCTCAACCGTGACGTCGCCAAGGCGTCGAGGAGCGAGCCGGCGTTCGAATGGGTGCAGGGCGATGCGATGAATGCCGGTGACGTCCTGAGGGCGGCCGAAGGCGTCAGCCTGATCGTCCATGCCGTCAATCCGCCCGGCTACCGCGACTGGGAAACACTGGTGCTGCCGATGCTCGACAATACCATCGCGGCTGCTCGCGCTGTCGGCGTGCGCATCGTGCTGCCGGGCAACGTCTATAATTTCGGTCCCGACGCCCTGCCGGCGCCGACGGAAGAAAGCCCGCAGCATCCGGTAACGAAGAAGGGGGCGATCCGGGTCGAAATGGAGAAGCGGCTGAAGGCGGCGTCACAGTCCGGTGCCGGCGTCATCATTGTCAGGGCGGGGGATTTCTTCGGCCCAGGCACGACGGCCAATAGCTGGTTTTCGTCTGGCCTCGTGACCCCAGGCAAGCCGGTCGGCACGATCAGGAACCCAGGTCGGCGCGGTGTCGGTCATCAATGGACCTACCTGCCAGACATGGCGGAAACCATCGCCCAGCTCATCGAGCGGGCCGATCTGCTGCCGGACTTCGCCGTCTATCACATGGAGGGCTTCTGGGATGCGGATGGCATGCAGATGGCCGAAGCGATCAAGCGCATTGCCGGCGGCAAGGCGAAGATCGGTGGCTTTCCCTGGTGGATCGTGCCGTTTGCCGCTCCTTTCGTTCCTGTGATGCGGGAGATCAAGGAGATGCGCTATCTCTGGAAGGTGCCGCTGCGGATGCGGAACGCCAGGCTTACGGCTGAACTCGGCAGGGAACCGCAGACACCGATCGACGAGGCGGTTCGGGCCTCGCTCGTGGCGCTTGGCTGCCTGCCCGAACTGCATCGCGAGACGACCGCTGCCTTGATCAGGCAGTTGCCTGAGAGCGCGGGTTAG
- a CDS encoding aminoglycoside/hydroxyurea antibiotic resistance kinase (Contains selenocysteine~PFAM: aminoglycoside/hydroxyurea antibiotic resistance kinase~KEGG: ret:RHE_CH02980 antibiotic resistance (streptomycin kinase) protein), translating to MFAPYLDRWSLISDGEPIITHSSRLLPVLWQDRPAMLKVAADIDEUYGALLMQWWDGDGAAYVYAHEGDAVLLERATGKRSLLAMAMNGADDEASRILCRTAARLHAPREKPLPDPISLTRWFRDLEPAAGKHGGTLADCSAIANVLLADQRDLTILHGDIHHDNILDFEARGWLAIDPKRLHGERGFDFANIFANEELPTITDPARFRRQLAVVSAEAKLEPKRLLQWIAAYSGLSAAWFLGDPNIQQAETALTVARIALAELQT from the coding sequence ATGTTTGCTCCCTATCTTGATCGCTGGTCGCTGATATCAGACGGCGAGCCCATCATCACCCATTCCAGCCGCCTGCTGCCGGTCCTCTGGCAGGACAGACCTGCCATGCTGAAAGTGGCGGCCGATATCGACGAATGATACGGCGCGCTTCTGATGCAGTGGTGGGACGGTGACGGCGCAGCCTATGTCTATGCCCATGAAGGCGATGCCGTGCTGCTCGAAAGGGCGACGGGAAAACGCTCGCTGCTTGCCATGGCGATGAACGGCGCGGACGATGAGGCAAGCCGCATCCTCTGCCGCACCGCGGCCCGGCTGCATGCGCCGCGAGAAAAACCGCTTCCCGATCCCATCTCCCTTACCCGTTGGTTCCGTGATCTGGAGCCGGCAGCAGGCAAGCATGGCGGCACGCTTGCCGATTGCTCGGCGATAGCCAACGTCCTCCTTGCCGATCAGCGTGATCTCACCATCCTCCACGGCGACATCCACCACGACAATATCCTCGATTTCGAGGCGCGCGGCTGGCTGGCGATCGATCCCAAGCGGCTCCACGGCGAGCGAGGCTTCGATTTCGCCAATATCTTCGCCAACGAGGAACTGCCGACCATCACCGATCCCGCCCGTTTCCGCCGCCAGCTCGCCGTCGTCTCGGCGGAGGCGAAGCTGGAGCCGAAGCGGCTTTTGCAATGGATCGCCGCCTATTCTGGCCTTTCCGCTGCCTGGTTCCTCGGCGATCCGAACATTCAGCAGGCCGAGACGGCGTTGACGGTCGCCCGGATCGCCCTGGCCGAACTTCAGACCTAA
- a CDS encoding 3-deoxy-manno-octulosonate cytidylyltransferase protein (KEGG: rec:RHECIAT_CH0003152 3-deoxy-manno-octulosonate cytidylyltransferase protein), translating to MEAIPSDTQTMAASDSGFNFLTPDAWKALLSHYSHIVLVANSEAVDFKRLRSELPETALYVFFNNVYKVLDEPFAGHAVLFARSGVMGANIVHRREAAEVLRFFAGDDFLGVVNIRVSPEENFSEEGRFEGAETRHLDLTKMLVDLYPVGKIATSGFAVALWLAELQLPGKVLLAGFSAKRSEKWKVFDVHDWTFEQIFLRLFARMGTISMMGGVDASPYAAIARRFPQVPPIEIAMTAAEVLSERLHNANSQIDRLMSVTKSIRAIEGFFRRFKPKTRKQRFLEKSKE from the coding sequence ATGGAAGCAATCCCCAGCGACACGCAGACCATGGCCGCCTCGGATAGCGGCTTCAATTTTCTGACGCCGGATGCGTGGAAGGCGCTGTTGTCGCACTATTCCCACATTGTGCTGGTGGCCAACAGCGAGGCCGTCGATTTCAAACGGCTGCGAAGCGAATTGCCGGAGACGGCGCTCTACGTCTTCTTCAACAATGTCTATAAGGTGCTCGACGAGCCCTTCGCCGGCCATGCGGTGCTGTTTGCCCGCAGCGGCGTGATGGGCGCCAATATCGTCCACCGGCGCGAGGCGGCGGAAGTCCTACGCTTTTTTGCCGGCGACGATTTTTTGGGCGTCGTCAACATTCGAGTCTCTCCGGAGGAAAACTTCAGCGAGGAGGGCCGCTTCGAAGGCGCTGAAACCCGTCACCTTGATCTGACGAAAATGCTCGTCGATCTCTATCCGGTGGGCAAGATCGCGACGAGTGGTTTTGCGGTAGCGCTGTGGCTCGCCGAGTTGCAACTGCCGGGCAAGGTCCTGCTTGCCGGTTTTTCGGCGAAGAGGAGCGAGAAGTGGAAGGTCTTCGACGTGCACGACTGGACGTTCGAGCAGATCTTCCTGCGTCTCTTTGCACGGATGGGCACGATCTCGATGATGGGCGGCGTGGATGCCAGCCCCTATGCGGCAATTGCCAGACGGTTTCCACAGGTGCCGCCAATCGAGATTGCGATGACGGCGGCCGAAGTCCTGTCGGAGCGGCTCCACAACGCAAATAGCCAGATCGACAGGCTCATGTCCGTCACCAAATCCATCCGCGCCATCGAGGGTTTCTTCCGGCGCTTCAAGCCGAAAACCCGCAAGCAGCGTTTCCTCGAAAAGTCGAAGGAATGA
- a CDS encoding glycosyl transferase family 8 (PFAM: glycosyl transferase family 8~KEGG: ret:RHE_CH02996 galactosyltransferase protein): MQQSAVIVCSDVNMLPAACCTLLSVKRNLSGPAVEFLLLGIDLKPNEIAEVGNFARLHGMTIKVLPYNTPDTLQARGRWSGATLARLYMDLYIPDHVERLLYLDADVLAVAPVDDLFAMDLQGKALAAIDDYVMAFPEKAGARQRKIGMREGGRYFNAGVLLFDWSACRARGLFARTREIFEERSYLFENNDQDALNVTFDGDWLVLDPRWNTQTGLLPFVGQPAIIHFTGRKKPWQATVPWVHRRMAKRYVEDLANTPWASFCRQPSMTGRIAGFLSHLGKRIGGLARLARTRAYFSNS; encoded by the coding sequence TTGCAGCAGAGTGCCGTGATCGTCTGTTCGGATGTCAACATGCTGCCGGCCGCCTGCTGCACCCTGCTTTCCGTCAAGCGCAATCTCTCAGGTCCTGCGGTGGAATTTCTGCTTCTCGGCATCGACCTCAAGCCGAACGAGATCGCCGAGGTCGGAAATTTCGCGCGCCTGCACGGCATGACAATCAAGGTGCTGCCCTACAATACGCCGGATACGCTGCAGGCGCGGGGCCGCTGGTCGGGCGCGACGCTGGCGCGGCTCTACATGGATCTGTACATTCCCGATCATGTCGAGCGGCTGCTCTATCTCGATGCCGATGTGCTTGCGGTTGCGCCGGTCGACGACCTCTTCGCCATGGATTTGCAGGGCAAGGCGCTTGCCGCCATAGACGATTATGTCATGGCCTTTCCCGAGAAGGCCGGTGCACGGCAGCGGAAGATCGGCATGCGCGAGGGTGGTCGTTATTTCAATGCCGGCGTGCTGCTGTTCGACTGGTCAGCCTGCCGGGCGAGGGGGCTTTTTGCCAGGACACGGGAGATTTTCGAGGAGCGGTCGTATCTTTTCGAGAATAACGACCAGGATGCGCTGAACGTCACTTTCGATGGCGACTGGCTGGTGCTCGACCCGCGCTGGAACACGCAGACCGGCCTCCTGCCTTTCGTCGGCCAGCCGGCGATCATCCATTTCACCGGCCGGAAAAAACCGTGGCAGGCGACTGTGCCGTGGGTGCATCGCCGGATGGCCAAGCGTTATGTCGAGGATCTCGCCAATACGCCGTGGGCTTCCTTCTGCAGGCAGCCGTCGATGACGGGCCGGATCGCGGGGTTTCTTTCGCATTTGGGAAAGCGGATCGGCGGGCTGGCGCGGCTGGCACGAACACGCGCTTATTTCAGCAACAGCTAG
- a CDS encoding protein of unknown function UPF0157 (PFAM: protein of unknown function UPF0157~KEGG: rec:RHECIAT_CH0003149 hypothetical protein): MRIHNPVELVPNDPQWPQSFRRIRNRLLALLPQALFIDHIGSTSIPGMIAKPLIDIDIVLPGLEHIEDATGVLLAEGYEPRGNRYDDEVWAFLSKGSVPAERVYLCPSGNGTHRNRLAFRDYLIAHPLAAADYAALKRRLAAEFRMDGDGYTAHKREFVDAIVARALAGDG; encoded by the coding sequence ATGAGAATACACAATCCGGTTGAACTCGTACCCAACGATCCGCAATGGCCGCAATCCTTCCGGCGAATCCGCAACAGGTTGCTGGCCTTGCTGCCGCAGGCGCTTTTCATCGATCACATCGGCAGCACATCCATACCGGGCATGATCGCCAAGCCGCTCATCGATATCGACATCGTTCTTCCCGGCCTCGAGCACATCGAGGACGCCACAGGCGTGCTTCTGGCCGAAGGCTACGAGCCACGCGGCAATCGCTATGACGACGAGGTCTGGGCGTTTCTATCGAAAGGTTCGGTGCCGGCAGAACGGGTCTACCTTTGCCCTTCCGGCAACGGCACGCATCGAAACAGGCTGGCTTTCCGGGATTATCTCATCGCACATCCACTGGCGGCGGCCGATTATGCCGCTCTCAAACGCAGGCTGGCGGCCGAATTCCGGATGGACGGCGACGGCTATACTGCGCATAAGCGCGAATTCGTCGATGCGATCGTCGCACGGGCATTGGCGGGAGATGGTTAG